The region TCTTGGAAAAAACGGTTCAGTTTGCTCCCCGAATTGGCGAGCTTCACTTTGACCTGGGCCGGGCATATACACTTGCCAAAGAGTATCCAAAAGCTGTTAAAGCATACAATAAAGTGATAGAACTCATACCCGATCGATCCCTGGCCCGGGAAGCCGCCAAGGCCGCTGAAGAAATTAAGCGAAACGCTAATTTGAAATAAGGTAAGTGAACCGTATTAGCGAGCACATATAAAAAACAGATTAAGAGTCCTTACGGTCGAATCCCGCTACAGCGGGACTACAGGGTTCTTCAATCATCAATAGGCGCGGTGCGAATTTCAAGAAGATTGATTCTCATGGGAGCGATGGATCGCATCCCCTTGACGATGAAATAAGGAGGGGTAGAAAAAAAATAGCCGGGTGCACAACTCACAGTACACCCGGCAGGATAAGTTAATAATAGAATGGATCAGCCGCCACGTTGTTCCAATTGAACTATCTGGGGTGTAATAAATATCAGCAACTCTTCCTTGTTGTCGGTGATTCCTTTGGACTTAAACAACCAGCCAAGGACCGGGATATCCTTCATGACCGGAACACCGGAAACATCATTTCTTTTGGTGGTCTTTCGAATGCCGCCGATTACGATCGTCTCGCCGTCATTCACCAGCAGCTCCGTTTCAGCTTCTTTTGTGGTAAATGACTGCTGATTATTGACGATGGTGCCCAGTTCGTTGTTGGTCACTCTCAATTTCATGGCGATGCGCTGATCAGGGGTTACCAGCGGTTCAACTTCCAGCAGCAGGTCAACATTAATGAACTCAGTGGTGGTTTCGCCATCCACCAGCTTGTTATAGGGATATTTAACCCCCTGTTTGATGGTCGCCTTTTTGTTGTTCAGGGTCAAAATTTTGGGCGCTGAAATAATGTTCAGATCGCCTTCGGTTTCAGACGCCGATATGCGGGCGTTGACCAACGAAAACGGTGTGCCCAGCAATCGGGTGAAATTAATGCCGAGTGTTCCAAGGCTTGAGGTAGGCGGATTGGTGGCTGACATATCATATCTGAGTCCGCCGGGGGATTGTCCGCCGAGAGAATTTGTCAAGTCTTCATTGCCTTCACCGGTCACGCCCCACTGGGTGCCGATCGCCCGGGTAAAGGTATTGGTTGCTTCAACGATTCTGGCCTCGATCAGGACCTGCGGTGTGACCCGGTCGATTTTTTTAACGATATCCCTGATCCGGTCGATGATGCCGGCCACATCGTTAACGATAAGCTGGTTGTTGCGGTCATCGACGCTGATTGAACCGCGGTCTTTTGTGATAATCGGTTTCACTTTAGGTAGAATTTCGGATGTTGCGTTGGCATAGTTCACCGAAATGTATTCGGTAACCAGCGGCTCTAATTCTTTTTCCACTTTCAGCTCTTCACGCTTGGCTTTTCGTTCGGCCGCCATTTTTTGCTGCAGAGCCGTTTGTTCTTTTTCTATGGTTTCCAGCTTGGCAATCCGAATGATATCGCCTTCGTATGTCATGCCGAGCCCGTTCATTTTCAAGATTAAATCCAGCACCTGGTCCCATGGGACCGGTTGTTCCAACGTCAAAGTGACTTTTCCCGCAACTCCCTTGTCGATGGCAAAGTTTTTACGGCTGACTTCCCTGAGGATACGAAATACGTTTTTAATGTCCGTATCGTAAAAATCCAGGGCGATTTTTTCACCGGTATACTCTTTGGTAGTACCGCTAAGGGGCTCTTCAACTATCACTGCGGACTCTTTAGGCGCCGCCATGGCGGGGGTGGCGGCCGGCTGCTGCCCGGTCGGCTTTTCAGGTTCAGCCGCTGCCAGTGTCGTCTGGGTCATTACCGCTTGCCAGTCAGGCAACTTGGTTTCATCAAGCGGCCTGGGCGGAACCGTAGACGCTTCGAAATGCACCAGGAGCAGGTTGTCGGTCTGCTCAACAGCATAGGGGACTGTCTCCCGGAGTTCAATTGCAAACAATGAAGTGTTTTTTAAGGCCGGCGCATCAAAGGGTAATATTCGATCGACGGCACTTTGAAAACGGGTGGTAATCAATGGTCGCTTTCGATAATCGGGAAGATTGGTGTCAAAAAGCTTAAGCTGGATTCTTTTATCGGTTTCTTTTTTAATGTCATATTGAATCGGTCGGGTAGTACCAATAATCAGCGTTGATTTTCCGGCCGGTTCGCTGGAGAAATCAATACGATTTACCCAGGCAGGTGAAGAGGGCTGGCCCGGATTTTTTTTAGCCGCCGGCAGGGGAGCAGGCTCAGCTGCCGTAATGGAAGTTGCCTTGGCGGGCTCGTCGGTTTTATTTGCAGTGGCCGGGGGTTCAACTTTGACAGGCTGGGGGGCTGCCGCCGCAACCGTTATGGGTGTTTCTTTGGCCGGTTCAGCACCAGTAGGCTGGGGAGGTATATCAGTAACCGTTATGGATGCTGCCTTGGCCGGTTCGCCGGTTTTCTTTTCAGCAGCCGAAGATGCCGGGTTTGCCTGGAGAGGGGCTGCCTCAGATTTTTCTTTATTAGTTGCCGCCGCCATCATCACATCGGAACCCACTTGAAT is a window of Desulfobacterales bacterium DNA encoding:
- the pilQ gene encoding type IV pilus secretin PilQ; its protein translation is MKYKKMELSKICAVAIFLMALMLGFTGCASTSMSPQAETSPAADAVKLITNITTGEDSGFFYVTVESNQPLTYTSVKQVSPLGVIFYFPETALDAIQTDYTVKNGMVEGIKASVLTEKGSASRIQIQLKKDVTYSVVRAGDGIKIAFTKPAMVAMLEKKETGKQDNIQIQQKKEAEEEEEQKAIDLTGLPPASQLESIYTVQSDKSIKIKIMADGVIKNYKSFTIASPARIVFDIFKLQHAQQQKKELLIPVNTEWVKSVRYFSYPDKLRLVIDTSKPYLTSFSAAPAENGLMIQVGSDVMMAAATNKEKSEAAPLQANPASSAAEKKTGEPAKAASITVTDIPPQPTGAEPAKETPITVAAAAPQPVKVEPPATANKTDEPAKATSITAAEPAPLPAAKKNPGQPSSPAWVNRIDFSSEPAGKSTLIIGTTRPIQYDIKKETDKRIQLKLFDTNLPDYRKRPLITTRFQSAVDRILPFDAPALKNTSLFAIELRETVPYAVEQTDNLLLVHFEASTVPPRPLDETKLPDWQAVMTQTTLAAAEPEKPTGQQPAATPAMAAPKESAVIVEEPLSGTTKEYTGEKIALDFYDTDIKNVFRILREVSRKNFAIDKGVAGKVTLTLEQPVPWDQVLDLILKMNGLGMTYEGDIIRIAKLETIEKEQTALQQKMAAERKAKREELKVEKELEPLVTEYISVNYANATSEILPKVKPIITKDRGSISVDDRNNQLIVNDVAGIIDRIRDIVKKIDRVTPQVLIEARIVEATNTFTRAIGTQWGVTGEGNEDLTNSLGGQSPGGLRYDMSATNPPTSSLGTLGINFTRLLGTPFSLVNARISASETEGDLNIISAPKILTLNNKKATIKQGVKYPYNKLVDGETTTEFINVDLLLEVEPLVTPDQRIAMKLRVTNNELGTIVNNQQSFTTKEAETELLVNDGETIVIGGIRKTTKRNDVSGVPVMKDIPVLGWLFKSKGITDNKEELLIFITPQIVQLEQRGG